A window from Staphylococcus succinus encodes these proteins:
- a CDS encoding CCA tRNA nucleotidyltransferase has product MTKSLFEIAKPILKQLQAHQFEAFFVGGSVRDYIMDKEIHDIDITTSATPDEIESIFDKTIPIGRDHGTINVVYNNDQYEVTTFRAEGEYDDHRRPNEVFFVRDLYEDVKRRDFTMNAIAMDIDYQIHDYFEGQKDIQNRIIRTVGKADERFNEDALRIIRGLRFQSQFGFSLEKETYEGMYAHIADIAHLSIERIIVELKKLTLGRYVAQSFSNLKDFEAFKYIPFFKEYDISRFMLEMPLPFEMFVALLKVQQPAIDGKLAALKISNNDKRRIHRLEQLVRYMPQVHDKDALKLFVYDYGKEDILQVLTYLDVINHNDIVTISPLIINTITINEVVQQLPIISRKELNINGKDLIQTMDVPSGAWVKIALRQIECAVIAGDVKNIKEDLIEWVKRHVKI; this is encoded by the coding sequence ATGACTAAATCATTATTCGAAATAGCCAAACCAATTTTAAAACAACTGCAAGCACATCAATTTGAAGCTTTTTTTGTAGGCGGTTCAGTGAGAGACTATATTATGGATAAAGAAATACATGATATTGATATTACAACCAGTGCAACCCCAGATGAAATTGAATCAATCTTTGATAAAACCATTCCCATCGGTAGGGACCATGGCACGATTAATGTCGTCTACAACAATGATCAATACGAGGTAACTACTTTTAGAGCTGAAGGTGAATATGACGATCACCGTAGACCAAATGAAGTGTTTTTTGTAAGAGATTTATACGAAGACGTTAAACGAAGAGACTTTACAATGAATGCAATCGCAATGGATATTGATTATCAGATACATGATTATTTTGAAGGCCAAAAAGATATACAAAATCGCATCATTAGAACAGTGGGTAAAGCAGATGAACGTTTTAATGAAGATGCATTACGTATAATTAGAGGATTACGTTTTCAATCTCAATTTGGATTCTCTTTGGAAAAAGAGACCTATGAAGGTATGTATGCACACATCGCCGATATCGCGCATCTATCCATTGAACGTATTATCGTAGAACTTAAAAAATTAACATTAGGTCGTTATGTTGCCCAAAGCTTTTCTAATTTGAAGGATTTTGAAGCATTTAAGTACATTCCTTTCTTTAAAGAATATGATATCTCGCGATTTATGCTAGAAATGCCTCTGCCTTTCGAAATGTTTGTTGCTTTATTAAAAGTACAACAACCAGCCATTGATGGAAAACTAGCGGCATTGAAAATAAGTAATAATGACAAAAGGCGTATTCACAGGCTAGAACAATTAGTACGTTATATGCCACAAGTTCATGATAAAGATGCATTGAAATTATTTGTTTACGATTATGGGAAAGAAGATATACTACAAGTGTTAACCTATTTAGATGTAATCAATCATAATGACATTGTTACTATTTCTCCATTAATAATAAATACAATAACTATTAATGAAGTAGTTCAGCAATTACCTATCATTTCTAGAAAAGAGTTAAATATTAATGGGAAAGATTTGATACAAACGATGGATGTACCTAGTGGCGCATGGGTAAAAATAGCATTACGCCAAATTGAATGTGCCGTCATAGCTGGTGACGTCAAAAACATTAAAGAAGATTTAATAGAGTGGGTGAAAAGGCATGTCAAAATATAG
- a CDS encoding helicase C-terminal domain-containing protein, with translation MTQPCYAVVDLETTGNQLEYDEIIQIGITFVRENKIIGTYHSMIKTDLEIPPFIQALTSIEEEMLNQAPYFHEIADDIYKQIEGCIFVAHNVAFDLNFIKMSFKNCNIKYRPKKVMDTLELFKVAFPTDKSYQLSELAEAHGIILNNAHRADEDAATTAQLMILAFNKFEALPLDTLKQLYYLSKNLKYDLHDILFEMVRNHDDKILDDAYDQFEQIIYKKQIDFKAPTVNFNGTLKELYTLVTKELNLTYRPQQLYLSEIILEQLMHSEKAMIEAPLGSGKSIAYLLASLMYNIETGKHVMISTNTKLLQNQLLEKDIPALKKALNFKINATLIKSKRDYISLGLISQILKDESNNYEVTILKMQLLIWITETETGDIQELDLKGGQQMYFDQKLETYVPVRNDIHYFNFIKRNAQNIQIGITNHAHLIHAAHDNSIYQLFDDCIIDEAHRLPDYALNQVTNELSYSDIKYQLGLIGKTENDKLLKAIDHLEQQRILEKLDIPPIDVFGLKTTVNEIHDLNEQLFKTMFDLIQTADIHDDEVHKLHFVYHFDATPILNDLHAITHKLNMALEFFNGMSHKTIKSVRKQMLYINDRFKAMEQSLKNNHTSYLSIKNLSQKSTIRLNVKDYNVKEILTKQVLDKFKSLTFISGTLTFNHSFDHFKQWFNKDVAFNTYEIDTTVMSPNQTTVFVPNDVSSYNYKNIEDYVSSIVNYVIEYVNIVESKCLILFTSYKMMHMVQELLNELPEFEDYVILTQQQNQNYKIVQQFNSFDKSILLGTGTFFEGFDFQSNGIKCVMIAKLPFMNQNNTKYWLMESEFTSTFKEYVLPDAVTRFRQGLGRLIRNEHDKGIIVSFDDRLIRSNYKQFFEQSLESYRQKKGDVKQFSSILKKLKKDEANNRKS, from the coding sequence ATGACGCAACCTTGTTATGCTGTTGTGGATTTAGAAACAACGGGTAATCAACTAGAATATGATGAAATTATTCAAATCGGTATTACATTTGTTCGTGAAAATAAAATCATTGGTACATACCATTCAATGATTAAAACAGATTTAGAAATTCCTCCTTTTATACAGGCGTTAACTTCAATAGAAGAAGAAATGCTAAATCAAGCACCATATTTTCATGAAATTGCCGATGACATATATAAACAAATAGAAGGTTGTATATTTGTCGCACATAATGTCGCATTTGATTTAAATTTCATCAAAATGTCTTTTAAAAATTGTAATATTAAATATCGCCCTAAAAAAGTTATGGATACTTTAGAGTTATTTAAAGTAGCCTTTCCTACAGATAAAAGTTACCAATTAAGTGAGTTAGCTGAAGCGCATGGGATTATATTGAATAATGCTCATCGTGCGGATGAAGATGCTGCAACTACAGCTCAATTAATGATACTCGCTTTTAATAAATTTGAAGCATTACCATTAGACACTTTAAAGCAATTATATTATTTAAGTAAAAATTTAAAGTATGACTTACATGATATATTGTTTGAAATGGTCCGTAATCATGACGATAAAATACTAGATGATGCTTATGATCAATTTGAACAAATCATTTATAAAAAGCAAATAGATTTCAAAGCACCAACGGTAAATTTTAATGGTACTTTGAAAGAATTATATACCTTAGTGACTAAAGAATTAAATCTGACGTATCGTCCTCAACAATTGTATTTATCAGAGATTATTCTCGAACAATTAATGCACAGTGAAAAGGCGATGATTGAAGCACCGTTAGGAAGCGGAAAATCAATTGCTTATCTACTTGCATCACTTATGTACAATATTGAAACAGGTAAGCATGTAATGATTTCTACAAACACTAAATTGTTACAAAACCAATTATTGGAAAAAGATATACCTGCACTTAAAAAAGCATTGAACTTTAAAATTAATGCTACTTTAATAAAAAGTAAACGCGATTATATTTCCTTAGGTCTTATTAGTCAAATTTTAAAAGATGAATCAAATAATTACGAAGTCACTATTTTGAAAATGCAATTATTAATTTGGATTACTGAAACTGAGACAGGAGACATACAAGAGTTAGATCTTAAAGGCGGACAACAAATGTACTTTGATCAAAAACTTGAAACTTATGTACCAGTACGCAATGATATCCATTATTTCAATTTTATTAAACGTAACGCTCAAAATATTCAAATTGGTATTACAAATCATGCACACTTAATCCATGCAGCACATGACAATTCAATTTATCAATTGTTTGATGATTGCATCATTGATGAAGCACATCGTTTACCTGACTATGCTTTAAACCAAGTTACAAATGAACTAAGCTACTCAGACATTAAATATCAGCTTGGGCTCATAGGTAAGACTGAAAATGATAAATTACTAAAGGCTATCGATCATTTAGAACAGCAAAGAATTTTAGAAAAGCTAGACATCCCACCTATAGATGTTTTTGGGTTAAAAACAACAGTAAATGAAATACATGATTTAAATGAACAGTTGTTTAAAACGATGTTTGATTTAATACAAACTGCCGATATTCACGATGATGAAGTACATAAACTGCATTTTGTATATCATTTTGACGCAACTCCAATTTTAAATGACTTACATGCAATTACACATAAACTAAATATGGCTTTAGAGTTTTTCAATGGAATGAGTCATAAAACAATTAAGTCTGTACGTAAACAAATGCTATACATTAATGATCGATTCAAAGCAATGGAACAAAGTTTAAAAAATAATCATACAAGTTATTTATCAATTAAAAATTTAAGCCAGAAGTCAACAATTAGACTAAATGTGAAAGATTATAACGTTAAAGAAATACTAACTAAGCAAGTGTTAGATAAATTTAAATCACTCACTTTTATTTCAGGCACATTAACTTTCAACCATTCTTTTGATCATTTTAAACAATGGTTTAATAAAGATGTAGCATTTAACACATATGAGATTGATACTACAGTGATGTCGCCTAATCAGACCACTGTATTCGTCCCTAATGATGTCTCATCATACAATTATAAAAATATTGAAGATTATGTGAGTTCAATTGTTAATTATGTTATAGAATACGTAAATATTGTGGAATCCAAATGTTTAATATTATTTACAAGTTATAAAATGATGCACATGGTGCAAGAATTATTAAATGAACTACCGGAATTTGAGGATTATGTAATTCTCACTCAACAACAAAATCAAAATTATAAGATTGTGCAGCAATTTAATAGCTTTGATAAGTCGATTTTACTGGGCACAGGTACATTCTTTGAAGGATTTGATTTCCAATCCAATGGAATCAAGTGCGTAATGATAGCTAAATTACCATTCATGAATCAGAACAATACAAAGTATTGGCTGATGGAATCTGAGTTCACTTCCACATTCAAAGAATATGTACTACCGGATGCAGTAACAAGATTCAGACAAGGCCTCGGTAGATTAATACGTAATGAGCACGATAAAGGTATTATTGTATCATTTGATGATCGATTAATACGTAGTAATTACAAACAATTTTTCGAACAGTCATTAGAGAGTTATCGCCAAAAGAAAGGCGACGTCAAACAATTTTCTAGTATACTTAAAAAATTAAAAAAAGATGAAGCGAACAATCGTAAAAGTTAA
- a CDS encoding biotin--[acetyl-CoA-carboxylase] ligase, with protein sequence MSKYSKDVIQMLYQYQPEYISGQFIAEQLSISRTAVKKVIDQLKIEGCKVESINHKGHRLIQLPEKWYSGIVLPMIKEQNVFEHVEVLETTESTQLLAKQKLVGNNDTFLILSDEQTKGKGRFNRPWSSSKGKGLWMSIVLRPNVAFDMITKFNLFMALGIRDAIQQFSNEQVEVKWPNDIYIKGQKVCGFLTEMVANSDGIEAVICGIGINMNHLPEDFSEDLSQKATSVRIHASEKVNRYYFLQALVNHIEQRYTQFLNTPFSSIREEYIAASNIWNKQLRFTENGKQFFGEALDIDNSGFLIVIDENKEQHCLISADIEL encoded by the coding sequence ATGTCAAAATATAGTAAAGATGTTATCCAAATGTTATATCAATATCAACCTGAATATATTTCAGGTCAATTCATCGCTGAACAATTGTCTATTTCACGTACAGCTGTAAAAAAAGTTATTGATCAATTGAAAATAGAAGGATGCAAAGTTGAATCGATTAATCACAAAGGGCATCGGTTAATTCAACTACCAGAAAAATGGTATAGTGGCATTGTGCTACCGATGATTAAAGAACAAAACGTCTTCGAACACGTTGAGGTATTAGAAACCACTGAATCCACACAATTACTTGCTAAACAAAAATTAGTTGGGAATAATGATACATTTTTAATATTAAGCGATGAACAAACAAAAGGTAAAGGCCGTTTTAACAGACCTTGGTCTTCATCTAAAGGCAAAGGCTTATGGATGTCTATTGTACTAAGACCTAACGTTGCCTTCGATATGATAACTAAGTTTAATTTATTTATGGCTTTAGGAATAAGAGATGCTATACAACAGTTTAGTAATGAACAGGTGGAAGTTAAATGGCCAAATGATATCTATATTAAAGGCCAGAAAGTATGTGGCTTTTTAACAGAAATGGTAGCAAACAGTGATGGCATTGAAGCGGTAATTTGCGGTATTGGTATCAATATGAATCACTTGCCTGAAGATTTCTCTGAAGATTTATCCCAAAAGGCTACAAGTGTTCGCATACATGCAAGTGAAAAAGTAAATCGTTATTATTTTTTACAGGCTTTGGTTAATCACATAGAGCAGCGTTATACACAATTTCTCAATACACCTTTTTCATCTATACGTGAAGAATATATTGCTGCCTCAAATATTTGGAATAAACAATTAAGATTCACTGAAAATGGCAAACAATTCTTTGGTGAAGCGCTAGACATTGATAACAGTGGCTTTTTGATTGTTATAGATGAAAATAAAGAACAACATTGTTTAATCAGCGCAGATATTGAATTGTAA
- a CDS encoding nucleotide pyrophosphohydrolase, translating into MKSMNDMQKEVDDYIGQFKTGYFSPLANLARLTEEVGELSREINHYYGEKKKKTSEAENTIKAELGDNLFVLLCIANSLDIDMTDSFNETMNKFNTRDKNRFERK; encoded by the coding sequence ATGAAATCAATGAATGATATGCAAAAAGAAGTTGATGACTATATTGGTCAATTTAAAACAGGTTATTTCTCTCCATTAGCCAACCTTGCAAGACTCACTGAAGAAGTAGGGGAACTATCTAGAGAAATCAATCATTATTATGGTGAAAAAAAGAAAAAAACATCAGAAGCTGAAAATACAATTAAAGCTGAATTGGGTGATAATTTATTCGTTTTATTATGTATTGCCAATTCCTTAGATATAGACATGACTGATAGTTTTAATGAAACTATGAATAAATTTAATACACGTGATAAAAATCGTTTTGAACGAAAATAA
- the bshA gene encoding N-acetyl-alpha-D-glucosaminyl L-malate synthase BshA, with protein MKIGITCYPSMGGSGIIATELGIKLAERGHDIHFITSNIPFRIRKPLPNITFHQVEVNQYAVFQYPPYDITLSTKIAEVINEYDIDILHMHYAVPHAVCGILAKHMSGNENIKIMTTLHGTDITVLGYDHSLKNAIKFGIEESDIVTSVSKSLAQQTNDIIETDKEIIPIYNFVRENEFPTKSDQPTTQSEELKACYGIKPEEKVLIHVSNFRTVKRIDTILDTFAKVHKTLPSKLLLLGDGPELMDMKEKARELSVEDSILFLGKQDWVSEFYQISDLVLLLSEKESFGLTLLEAMKSGVVPIGSTAGGIKEVIKHEETGFIVDIGDSDAAYEYAIKLLTDNDLYKTMQSRMLEDVAARFSSDLIADQYEYYYKKMLEGNND; from the coding sequence ATGAAAATCGGAATTACTTGTTACCCTTCCATGGGTGGTTCTGGAATTATTGCTACTGAGTTAGGAATCAAACTCGCTGAACGGGGCCATGATATCCATTTTATAACATCTAATATTCCTTTTAGGATACGTAAACCATTACCTAATATTACTTTCCATCAAGTTGAAGTAAATCAATATGCTGTCTTTCAATACCCACCATATGATATTACATTAAGTACAAAAATCGCTGAAGTTATTAACGAATACGATATAGACATATTACATATGCACTATGCAGTACCTCATGCGGTTTGTGGAATTTTAGCAAAACATATGTCCGGTAATGAGAACATTAAGATTATGACCACTTTACACGGTACAGACATCACTGTATTAGGTTATGACCATTCATTAAAAAATGCGATTAAATTTGGTATCGAAGAAAGTGATATAGTGACTAGTGTCAGTAAATCTTTAGCACAACAAACCAATGATATTATAGAAACAGACAAAGAGATCATTCCTATTTATAATTTTGTCAGAGAGAATGAATTTCCAACAAAATCAGACCAACCAACGACTCAAAGTGAGGAATTAAAAGCGTGTTATGGTATCAAACCGGAAGAAAAAGTATTAATCCATGTATCTAACTTTAGAACAGTGAAACGTATTGATACCATACTCGATACATTTGCAAAGGTTCACAAAACATTGCCTTCTAAATTATTGTTATTAGGTGATGGGCCTGAACTCATGGATATGAAAGAAAAAGCGCGTGAACTCTCAGTTGAAGATTCCATATTATTCCTAGGTAAACAAGATTGGGTGAGCGAATTTTATCAAATTTCAGATTTAGTATTATTATTAAGTGAAAAAGAAAGTTTTGGGCTGACCTTGCTTGAGGCTATGAAGTCTGGCGTGGTACCTATTGGTTCAACAGCCGGTGGGATTAAAGAGGTCATTAAACATGAAGAAACTGGTTTTATTGTGGACATCGGTGATAGTGATGCTGCATATGAATATGCCATAAAATTATTAACTGATAATGATTTATATAAAACGATGCAATCGCGTATGTTAGAGGACGTGGCAGCACGTTTTTCATCAGACTTAATCGCTGACCAATATGAGTATTATTACAAAAAAATGTTAGAGGGTAACAATGACTAA